The Euphorbia lathyris chromosome 3, ddEupLath1.1, whole genome shotgun sequence genome contains a region encoding:
- the LOC136224758 gene encoding superoxide dismutase [Fe] 3, chloroplastic isoform X1 has product MSWCCNPFIHSSRVGAAQFQKNVSPCKKTQFHGLQRQRVPKLVAYYGLKTPPYELDALEPYMSKRTLEIHWGKHHRTYLENLNKQLAHDDILYGYTMDQLIKVTYNNGNPLPGFNNAAQVWNHDFFWESMQPGGGGMPELGVLQQIEKDFNSFTNFKDKFTETALTLFGSGWVWLVLKREERQLAITKTSNAVTPLVWDDIPIICLDMWEHAYYLDYKNDRGEYVNAYMNHLVSWNAAMARMARAEAFVNLGEPNIPVA; this is encoded by the exons ATGAGTTGGTGCTGTAATCCATTCATTCACAGCAGTAGGGTTGGAGCAGCGCAATTCCAGAAAAATGTTTCTCCG TGTAAGAAGACGCAATTCCATGGTTTGCAGAGGCAAAGGGTTCCTAAACTCGTTGCTTATTACGGATTGAAGACACCTCCTTATGAACTA GATGCTTTAGAACCATATATGAGTAAGAGGACTCTGGAGATTCACTGGGGAAAACATCATCGTACCTATTTGGAAAATTTGAATAAACAACTTGCTCATGATGATATATTATATGGGTATACTATGGATCAACTTATCAAAGTAACCTATAACAATGGCAACCCTTTACCTGGATTCAACAATGCTGCCCAG GTCTGGAATCACGATTTCTTTTGGGAATCCATGCAGCCAGGAGGCGGAGGAATGCCTGAACTTGGGGTGCTACAGCAGATTGAGAAGGATTTCAATTCCTTTACCAATTTTAAGGACAAGTTTACTGAAACAGCTCTTACATTATTTGGCTCTGGTTGGGTTTGGCTTGTTC tgaagagagaagagagacaACTTGCTATAACTAAAACATCAAATGCGGTTACGCCACTTGTATGGGATGATATT CCCATCATCTGCTTAGATATGTGGGAA CATGCTTATTATCTGGATTATAAG aaCGACAGAGGGGAGTACGTAAATGCATATATGAATCACCTTGTCTCTTGGAATGCAGCAATGGCACGCATGGCACGCGCAGAGGCATTCGTCAATTTAGGTGAACCAAATATTCCTGTGGCTTGA
- the LOC136224758 gene encoding superoxide dismutase [Fe] 3, chloroplastic isoform X2: MSWCCNPFIHSSRVGAAQFQKNVSPCKKTQFHGLQRQRVPKLVAYYGLKTPPYELDALEPYMSKRTLEIHWGKHHRTYLENLNKQLAHDDILYGYTMDQLIKVTYNNGNPLPGFNNAAQVWNHDFFWESMQPGGGGMPELGVLQQIEKDFNSFTNFKDKFTETALTLFGSGWVWLVLKREERQLAITKTSNAVTPLVWDDIPIICLDMWEHAYYLDYKQWHAWHAQRHSSI; this comes from the exons ATGAGTTGGTGCTGTAATCCATTCATTCACAGCAGTAGGGTTGGAGCAGCGCAATTCCAGAAAAATGTTTCTCCG TGTAAGAAGACGCAATTCCATGGTTTGCAGAGGCAAAGGGTTCCTAAACTCGTTGCTTATTACGGATTGAAGACACCTCCTTATGAACTA GATGCTTTAGAACCATATATGAGTAAGAGGACTCTGGAGATTCACTGGGGAAAACATCATCGTACCTATTTGGAAAATTTGAATAAACAACTTGCTCATGATGATATATTATATGGGTATACTATGGATCAACTTATCAAAGTAACCTATAACAATGGCAACCCTTTACCTGGATTCAACAATGCTGCCCAG GTCTGGAATCACGATTTCTTTTGGGAATCCATGCAGCCAGGAGGCGGAGGAATGCCTGAACTTGGGGTGCTACAGCAGATTGAGAAGGATTTCAATTCCTTTACCAATTTTAAGGACAAGTTTACTGAAACAGCTCTTACATTATTTGGCTCTGGTTGGGTTTGGCTTGTTC tgaagagagaagagagacaACTTGCTATAACTAAAACATCAAATGCGGTTACGCCACTTGTATGGGATGATATT CCCATCATCTGCTTAGATATGTGGGAA CATGCTTATTATCTGGATTATAAG CAATGGCACGCATGGCACGCGCAGAGGCATTCGTCAATTTAG
- the LOC136222680 gene encoding uncharacterized protein: MEVPGSAYTRRLRQHENSIEHMTNMSTWNELRVRLDKSIMIDKNLQQEVMKEKERSNEKLYQDSNDNFLGLIEMIAEFNVVMQDHVRRIENHEIHYHYLGHKMQNELISLLAQNGLDLSVDDVRGQGYDNGSNMKGKHQGVQTRVLEINPRALYMSCACHSLNLTLSDMTHSCVKAISFFGVIQRIYSLFAGSTKRWQVFLDNVPGLSLKSLCNTRWESRIKSVKPIRFQTPQIKLALEELKKNCDDAKSKSDADSLVDAIESFEFLLSMVIWYEILFAINMVSKNLQSKSMCIDSTMKQLEGVILFLQKFRDEGYESCLNVAKDVAFNMDVEPIFPTKRRITRKKQIDENDYEEEIKNPQQLFKEEYFLIVVDMALVSLESRFEQLKYFESIFGFLFNSKKLKSLDCDDLKICCDNLHSTFSHDGVSDFDLNDFFSELKVLQITLPSDELMSTIEILEFVKAADCYPNVSIAYRILFL, from the exons atggaagtacctg ggtcagcatacactaGG AGACTTAGACAACATGAGAATAGTATTGAACATATGACTAATATGAGTACTTGGAATGAATTAAGAGTTCGATTGGATAAGAGCATAATGATTGATAAAAACTTGCAACAAGAGGTTATGAAAGAGAAAGAAC GTTCTAATGAAAAGTTATATCAAGATAGCAATGACAATTTTTTAGGATTGATTGAAATGATTGCGGAATTTAATGTTGTAATGCAAGATCATGTACGACGTATTGAAAATCATGAAATTCATTATCATTATCTTGGACATAAAATGCAAAATGAGTTAATCTCTCTTTTGGCACAAAAT GGTCTTGATCTTAGTGTTGATGATGTGAGGGGTCAAGGTTATGACAATGGTTCAAATATGAAAGGAAAACACCAAGGAGTCCAAACTAGGGTACTTGAAATTAATCCTAGAGCTTTATATATGTCTTGTGCTTGCCATAGTCTTAATCTTACTCTTAGTGATATGACTCATTCTTGTGTTAAAGCTATTTCTTTTTTTGGGGTTATTCAACGTATATATTCATTATTTGCGGGCTCTACAAAAAGATGGCAAGTTTTTCTTGATAATGTTCCTGGTTTAAGTTTAAAGTCTTTGTGCAATACTCGTTGGGAGAGTCggattaaaagtgtgaaacctatTAGGTTTCAAACTCCTCAAATTAAATTGGCCTTGgaggaattaaaaaaaaattgtgatgaTGCCAAATCAAAGAGTGATGCAGATAGTTTAGTAGATGCCATAGAGAGTTTTGAGTTTTTGCTTAGTATGGTTATTTGGTATGAAATCTTGTTTGCTATTAACATGGTAAGCAAGAACTTACAATCTAAATCTATGTGCATTGACTCTACCATGAAACAGTTGGAAGGTGTAatattatttttacaaaagTTTAGAGATGAAGGCTATGAATCTTGTTTGAATGTTGCTAAAGATGTTGCTTTTAATATGGACGTGGAACCTATTTTTCCAACAAAACGTCGGATTActagaaaaaaacaaattgatGAGAATGATTATGAAGAGGAAATTAAGAATCCCCAACAGTTATTTAAAGAAGAGTATTTTTTGATTGTTGTGGACATGGCTTTAGTTTCTTTAGAAAGTAGATTTGAGCAATTAAAATATTTCGAAAGcatttttggatttttatttaattcaaaaaaacTGAAATCATTAGATTGCGATGATTTAAAAATTTGTTGTGATAATCTTCACTCTACTTTTTCTCATGACGGTGTATCCGATTTTGatttaaatgattttttttctgAATTGAAAGTATTGCAAATTACTTTGCCATCTGATGAATTAATGTCAACTATTGAAATTCTGGAGTTTGTTAAAGCCGCAGATTGTTATCCAAATGTTTCTATTGCTTATAGGATTTTATTCCTATGA